A single Argentina anserina chromosome 7, drPotAnse1.1, whole genome shotgun sequence DNA region contains:
- the LOC126802884 gene encoding transcription factor LAF1-like — MECKSSDIPKPKPKDRKGLWSPEEDQQLRNYILKHGHGCWSSVPINAGLQRNGKSCRLRWINYLRPGLKRGRFSKQEEEKILTLHHMLGNKWSQIAQHLPGRTDNEIKNLWHSYLKKKVAKAGEHQDQMELAQSKSQYTSTSSSDHNYLDQPSPFSEKLSSTQIPSYNESPTLIPQIDQKSQRPSPLQKILFAEWLSLDHVQGNSIGNNIGIDQHNYNPRADHGLGHSYSFNNEATFGSSVFHPGPSTHDIMNSQYRYDPQDLLGTEFVDFISGGDICSDFSFHNDVMYI; from the exons ATGGAATGCAAGTCATCAGATATTCCTAAGCCAAAGCCAAAGGACAGAAAGGGATTATGGTCACCTGAAGAAGACCAACAGCTGAGAAACTACATTCTCAAACATGGTCATGGCTGCTGGAGTTCTGTTCCCATAAACGCCG GTTTGCAAAGGAATGGAAAGAGCTGCAGATTAAGGTGGATCAATTACTTAAGGCCAGGGTTAAAGAGAGGGAGATTCAGTAAACAAGAGGAGGAGAAAATCCTCACCCTTCATCATATGCTAGGCAACAA GTGGTCTCAGATCGCACAACATTTGCCTGGAAGGACAGACAATGAGATAAAAAACTTATGGCATTCCTATTTGAAGAAGAAAGTAGCCAAAGCTGGTGAACATCAAGATCAAATGGAACTTGCTCAAAGCAAATCTCAGTACACAAGTACTTCAAGCTCTGATCATAACTACTTAGATCAGCCTTCACCATTTTCCGAAAAACTCTCAAGCACCCAAATTCCAAGTTACAATGAATCACCAACTTTAATTCCACAGATTGATCAAAAAAGTCAAAGACCAAGCCCCTTGCAAAAGATTTTGTTTGCTGAGTGGCTTTCACTAGATCATGTTCAAGGGAACAGCATAGGAAACAATATTGGCATTGATCAACATAACTATAATCCTCGAGCAGATCATGGTCTTGGACACAGTTattcattcaataatgaagCAACCTTTGGCAGTAGTGTCTTCCATCCTGGTCCGTCTACGCATGACATAATGAACTCACAATATAGATATGATCCTCAGGATCTTCTAGGAACTGAGTTTGTTGATTTTATATCTGGGGGTGATATATGCAGTGACTTTTCCTTCCATAATGATGTGATGTATATATAA
- the LOC126802524 gene encoding remorin-like, producing MAEVEEPKKLESETPSDPPPAPATAATSSEEKPAVVEAPKEEYMEKSEEKAPETADESKALAIVEKPCEPAEEKSKEVLDREAVLARVETEKKISLINAWEESEKSKVENKAHKKLSVVGSWENTKKANVEAELKKIEEKLEKKKAEYVEQMKNKIALIHKAADEKRAVIEAKRAEDLLKAEETATKCRATGKAPKKLLGIF from the exons ATGGCAGAGGTAGAGGAACCCAAGAAGCTAGAATCTGAAACACCCTCGGATCCTCCTCCAGCTCCGGCAACGGCTGCAACATCATCGGAAGAGAAGCCGGCAGTTGTCGAAGCTCCGAAAGAGGAGTACATGGAGAAATCAGAAGAGAAGGCGCCTGAGACTGCAGATGAGTCGAAGGCTCTTGCTATAGTTGAGA AACCTTGTGAACCAGCAGAAGAGAAAAGCAAGGAGGTTTTGGATCGAG AAGCTGTGCTTGCAAGAGTTGAAACAGAGAAGAAAATATCACTTATCAATGCATGGGAAGAAAGTGAAAAATCAAAAGTAGAGAACAA AGCTCATAAGAAGTTATCTGTTGTTGGGTCATGGGAGAACACCAAGAAGGCAAACGTGGAGGCTGAGCTAAAAAAGATTGAG GAAaaattggagaagaagaaggcagAGTATGTGGAGCAGATGAAGAACAAGATTGCTTTGATCCACAAGGCTGCAGATGAAAAGAGGGCGGTGATTGAAGCTAAGCGTGCCGAAGATCTTCTCAAGGCAGAGGAAACTGCTACTAAATGCCGTGCCACCGGAAAAGCTCCTAAGAAGCTCCTTGGAATTTTTTGA
- the LOC126802802 gene encoding transmembrane ascorbate ferrireductase 1, with protein MALGVPSTPLTFAAHALGVAVLVLVLVWSLHFRGGFAWEATNKNLIFNLHPFLMVLGLIILGGEAIISYKSLPLRKEVKKLVHLVLHAIALALGIVGICAAFKNHNESGIANLYSLHSWIGIGVISLYGIQWIYGFLVFFYPKGSPGLRSDSIPWHVILGLLIYVLAVGNATLGFLEKLTFLESSGLEKFGSEAFLVNFTALVTIVFGVFVIFSVISQAPVEDDHSYSEI; from the exons atggctTTAGGAGTACCGTCGACTCCATTGACGTTTGCGGCACACGCGCTCGGAGTCGCGGTTTTGGTGTTGGTTCTGGTTTGGTCCTTACACTTTCGAGGTGGTTTCGCATGGGAAGCTACAAACAAGAACCTCATCTTCAAC CTCCATCCCTTTCTCATGGTATTAGGATTAATTATCCTTGGAGGAGAAG CCATTATTAGTTATAAGTCACTTCCTTTAAGGaaagaagtgaagaaattaGTGCACCTGGTTCTTCATGCCATTGCATTAGCACTCGGCATAGTCGGCATTTGTGCTGCATTCAAGAACCACAATGAGTCTGGAATTGCCAATCTCTACAGTCTGCACTCCTGGATTGGCATCGGGGTTATTTCTCTCTATGGTATTCAG TGGATATATGGGTTCTTGGTATTCTTCTACCCAAAAGGAAGTCCGGGACTAAGAAGTGACTCAATTCCATGGCATGTGATACTAGGGCTTCTCATATACGTTTTAGCCGTAGGCAATGCTACCTTGGGGTTCTTGGAGAAGCTCACATTCCTGGAGAGCTCAGGACTTGAAAAGTTTGGAAGTGAGGCATTTCTTGTCAACTTCACAGCTCTCGTCACGATCGTGTTTGGGGTGTTCGTTATATTCTCTGTCATTTCTCAAGCTCCTGTAGAAGACGACCACAGCTACTCAGAAATATGA
- the LOC126803838 gene encoding F-box protein CPR1-like: MAGIDLPEDIIEKIFSRLPVKSLIRLTCVSKKYQNLILKDPNFAKTQFKLASGHRLLIRELGSLDLDIPSFDDIGKPNFRFLPPEVPSESFDYGDYHAFAGDCRGVGYLSATDDYKVAVNHTVIDNETYVIAARWVLIFSLRARVWKKNGKTWRRLIEGEGTLSNKALHWLHQLAHKMVVFDLAEEEFTSQLKQLPDFDQDVSNGHFRRLGVSAGGSLCVLCYRRAVCDSMDFWLMREYEVEDSWSKLVNLKLSDPEQQLFGEKRLFDYWTRFLVMKCCAILINTYNNAINFVRIDYKEGKLDRYNIEDSHCTPGFGTKYEETLLWIDG, encoded by the exons ATGGCGGGAATAGACCTACCGGAAGATATTATAGAGAAAATTTTCTCTAGGTTACCGGTCAAGTCCCTCATCCGATTGACTTGTGTCTCTAAGAAGTATCAAAACCTCATTTTGAAAGACCCGAATTTCGCCAAAACCCAATTTAAGTTGGCCTCGGGACACAGACTACTCATACGTGAACTGGGATCCCTAGACTTGGATATTCCCTCGTTTGACGACATAGGAAAGCCGAATTTCCGATTCCTGCCACCAG AAGTTCCGTCCGAGAGTTTCGACTACGGGGACTACCATGCTTTTGCCGGGGACTGTCGTGGCGTTGGATACTTGTCCGCCACGGACGACTATAAAGTTGCTGTAAACCACACTGTAATAGACAATGAGACGTATGTAATTGCGGCACGTTGGGTTCTGATATTCTCCTTGAGAGCTAGGGTTTGGAAAAAGAATGGAAAAACCTGGCGACGATTGATTGAAGGTGAGGGGACTCTCTCGAATAAGGCACTGCATTGGCTACACCAGCTGGCTCATAAAATGGTTGTCTTTGATTTGGCCGAAGAGGAGTTCACAAGTCAGTTAAAACAG CTGCCTGATTTCGACCAAGATGTGTCCAATGGGCATTTTCGCCGTCTTGGGGTCTCTGCTGGAGGAAGCCTATGTGTGCTGTGTTATCGGAGGgctgtttgtgattctatggaTTTTTGGTTAATGAGAGAATATGAAGTGGAAGACTCGTGGTCTAAGCTGGTTAACTTGAAATTATCGGATCCTGAGCAGCAGCTATTTGGGGAGAAGCGGCTATTTGATTATTGGACAAGATTCTTGGTTATGAAATGTTGCGCAATTCTTATAAACACTTACAACAATGCAATCAACTTTGTGAGAATTGACTACAAAGAAGGGAAGCTTGACCGGTACAACATTGAGGACAGTCACTGTACGCCTGGTTTTGGTACTAAATATGAGGAGACTTTACTTTGGATCGATGGTTAG
- the LOC126802192 gene encoding uncharacterized protein LOC126802192, which produces MFRTWSKKKKIKAIFQLQFQATEVPKLKKAALMISLVPDDVGKPTVKLPKTKVEDGTCTWENPVYESVKLVEESKSGKLKEKIYHFIVSTGTSKSGYLGEASIDFADFVAEAEPLTVTLPLKFANSGVVLHVTILRVQEDGDYRETEDIEDPSLSRHSSVDIQNSNWDTDGSNHLSYTENGAFDRRSNGASSVSPHEKDSMPRNGKSGTTAATKLTLDWSSDESSFDSPTRVEDKPPTKRMKDVSGDPIENLRKENAMLLRQADISELEVQSLRKQVAKESSQGQNLSRQIISLKEERDALKLECQQLNSSRGRVEEVHASRKLQPADKDTRVQLEAMKQELSREKKVRDNLHSQLHTTQDSNSELVLVVKDLEDLLEKKNKEISDLSSKLETEKNSKLMGKFSIHDTDEDDTHNSLETKKQTHAQEVESLKQKLRELLTEMDTHEKEREEQDAHIKRLTLDYDLLKKKNYDLSLKLDRNQGKLRTEMENERAGYIATIKELESQVKRSEETIEKQAHEFAECLISIQELENEVKCLEMELEKQAKGFEDKLEDLAYAKNEQEHRATEAEEALRKTRENSAATAERLQDELRKLSVETTSKVDENEKQTTKARAEANDLRVQNRVLDEMLQKSNERLELIKVQIDVKAKHVEEISSELENKKKQLECAELHKEEKHEALTMKIQMLKAEIERLTEENSNVTKQEEEKLRGDLDQMKKLIAENHLLIQNLNVEKHNLERRFASSKQESLKMHEELTNMRSLKDEKETTITHLKSEVDKLRTQYNESENTLRKEALEKENLSKQILQLQAGLKKEGRISTAEKKLKKYNGQAAISSNNQRKSEDSSEREHNHKDLLTELTLLKERNASMEKELKEMEERYSEVSLRFAEVEGERQQLVMTVRNLRSNKRN; this is translated from the exons ATGTTCAGGACATggagcaagaagaagaagataaaggCCATATTCCAATTGCAGTTTCAGGCAACAGAG GTGCCAAAGTTGAAGAAGGCTGCGTTGATGATCTCTCTGGTGCCAGACGACGTGGGGAAGCCGACGGTGAAATTGCCGAAGACTAAGGTTGAGGATGGGACCTGTACATGGGAAAATCCAGTTTATGAATCAGTGAAGCTCGTGGAGGAATCGAAATCAGGGAAACTGAAAGAGAAGATTTACCACTTCATTGTTTCCACT GGAACTTCGAAATCTGGTTATCTAGGAGAAGCTTCAATTGATTTTGCAGATTTTGTGGCAGAAGCTGAACCCTTAACTGTCACTCTGCCACTTAAATTTGCGAATTCTGGTGTAGTTTTACAT GTGACGATTCTCAGGGTGCAGGAAGATGGTGATTATAG AGAAACTGAAGACATTGAGGATCCTAGTCTTTCACGCCATAGCAGTGTGGACATCCAGAACAGCAATTGGGATACAGATGGAAGCAACCACCTAAGTTATACTGAA AATGGAGCTTTTGATAGAAGAAGCAATGGCGCCAGTTCGGTATCACCCCACGAAAAAGACTCCATGCCTCGAAACGGAAAGAGTGGTACCACTGCAGCAACAAAATTAACCTTGGATTGGTCGTCAGATGAAAGCTCATTTGACTCACCAACTAGAGTTGAAGACAAGCCTCCAACGAAAAGAATGAAAGATGTTTCAGGTGATCCCATTGAGAACCTAAGAAAGGAAAATGCAATGCTGTTGAGGCAGGCAGACATATCAGAACTGGAAGTACAGTCTCTCCGAAAGCAAGTGGCAAAAGAGAGCAGCCAGGGACAAAATCTTTCAAGACAGATAATTAGCCTTAAAGAGGAGAGAGACGCGCTCAAATTAGAATGTCAACAACTAAACTCATCGCGGGGACGTGTTGAGGAGGTACATGCCTCCCGAAAATTGCAGCCCGCGGACAAAGATACAAGAGTGCAGTTAGAAGCAATGAAGCAAGAGCTTAGTCGTGAGAAGAAAGTAAGAGACAATCTTCACTCGCAATTGCACACAACGCAAGACTCAAATTCTGAGTTAGTCCTTGTGGTGAAGgatcttgaggatttgttggagaagaaaaataaggaaATTTCTGATCTTTCAAGCAAGTTAGAAACTGAAAAGAATTCCAAACTAATGGGGAAATTTTCCATACATGACACAGATGAGGATGACACCCATAATTCACTGGAAACTAAGAAGCAGACACATGCCCAGGAGGTAGAGTCATTGAAGCAGAAGCTCCGAGAACTTTTGACTGAAATGGACACACACGAGAAGGAGAGGGAAGAACAAGATGCGCATATTAAACGTCTCACCTTGGACTATGACcttttgaagaagaaaaactatGACCTTTCTCTGAAGTTGGATCGAAACCAGGGAAAGCTACGAACAGAGATGGAAAATGAGCGTGCAGGTTATATTGCAACCATAAAAGAACTTGAATCTCAAGTGAAGAGATCAGAAGAAACAATTGAGAAGCAAGCTCATGAATTCGCAGAATGTTTGATCTCAATTCAGGAACTGGAAAATGAGGTCAAGTGTTTGGAGATGGAACTGGAGAAGCAGGCCAAGGGATTTGAAGATAAACTGGAGGATCTGGCGTATGCCAAAAATGAGCAAGAACACAGAGCCACCGAAGCAGAAGAAGCATTGAGAAAGACAAGGGAGAACAGTGCTGCTACGGCTGAGCGTCTACAAGATGAATTAAGAAAGCTTTCTGTGGAAACGACATCTAAGGTTGATGAGAATGAGAAGCAGACCACCAAAGCACGGGCAGAGGCTAATGACCTTCGCGTGCAGAACAGGGTTCTGGATGAGATGCTTCAGAAATCCAATGAACGGTTAGAACTTATCAAGGTCCAGATTGATGTGAAAGCAAAGCATGTAGAGGAGATCTCCTCAGAActagaaaacaagaagaagcagCTTGAATGTGCCGAACTGCATAAGGAAGAAAAGCATGAAGCTCTCACAATGAAAATACAAATGCTCAAAGCTGAGATAGAAAGGCTCACAGAAGAGAACTCTAACGTTACAAAACAAGAGGAAGAAAAATTAAGAGGAGATTTGGATCAAATGAAGAAACTAATTGCTGAAAATCATTTGCTCATCCAGAATTTGAATGTTGAAAAGCATAATTTGGAGAGAAGATTTGCTTCATCAAAGCAGGAATCATTGAAAATGCATGAAGAGCTTACTAACATGAGATCCTTGAAAGATGAGAAGGAGACAACAATCACTCATCTCAAGTCAGAAGTAGACAAGTTGCGGACCCAGTACAATGAGTCAGAGAACACATTGCGTAAGGAAGCATTGGAAAAGGAAAACCTGAGTAAGCAAATACTTCAATTACAGGCTGGGTTAAAGAAGGAAGGAAGAATCAGCACTGCAGAGAAGAAGCTTAAAAAATACAATGGACAAGCTGCTATATCTAGTAATAACCAAAG GAAGTCTGAAGATTCATCGGAGAGGGAGCATAATCATAAGGACTTGCTGACGGAGTTGACACTACTGAAAGAAAGAAACGCATCCATGGAAAAAGAACTGAAGGAGATGGAAGAGAGATATTCAGAGGTAAGTCTCAGATTTGCAGAGGTTGAAGGTGAAAGACAACAACTTGTCATGACTGTGCGTAACCTCAGAAGCAATAAAAGGAACTAG